Part of the Triticum aestivum cultivar Chinese Spring chromosome 4D, IWGSC CS RefSeq v2.1, whole genome shotgun sequence genome is shown below.
AATGGCTATCTTTTGAGAGATCAGTGACGCCTGCTAGTTCCGATGACAACTTCGCACTGGTGACTACATCATGCATCAAAACATCAAGGCAAATGGCGGCATCGTTGTAGAGACGCATATGCCTTCGCAAGGGGGTGCACGATGTGCCCCTTTGATCTGTTGTAGACTTGCTGTTTGATCTTGGCTGGATGCCAAGAAGAATATAAAATGCATATATGGTGAAACTGGTGCCTGGTGTTTTGCACTCGATTTCCTCCTCTATAGAGTCCCAACTCTCAGCCATCTCTCTGGCAAATGGTAGTTGCACCAGCCAGTAGCAAGATTGCAAGAGCAGTTCACCCTAGAAAAAGTATGTACAGTTCATCAGAGAAGAAGCTATTATCCCCCGCTCCTCCCAAATGGCGAGGCGGATTTTCCTCGGGGTTTCTCTTTTACTATGAATATTCCACCCAGAGCAACTCTTCCTTGGGAACATCTCCCATTATGGGCAAACAAGGCCTTAAGGTACAATGATTACTCACACAGTTAGATGTGACTTATGGGGTCTAAGGAGGATAAGTGCCCCCAAATAATATTAAGTGGAAGCTTGACTTGCCTTGTATCTAAGGAGGTGGGGGCACACTACAATTTCTCAATACTTTTTATTGGAAAATATGTGTGCATATATCACATGCATGTTGTGTTGCAGGGACCACATCATTAGAAACCTTGAGGCTTATTGGTTTGCTAccaacatttggcaaaatcaaaAGTTGCCAATCTTTTGTGAGATTGGCAACGGAAATTGGTATGCAACCAATCTCTAGCCAAcatttggcatcaaaccaattaagCCCCTTGTGTTTTCAAGAAACTCACTCAAAGTAGATCTTTTACCtcgtttgtcttttttcttttctttcatgtACATATAAGAACTTGTGGTCGATGTATTTACTGAGGTTGCTCTTCATTTTACCTCCTGCAATTGGCTATTCATTGTCCTGATATATAATGGTGGGGCTTTGTACATTGTTTAGTCTATTCTCTATTGGATGTGGCTAATGATTTGGTGAAGCCATACACTCATGTCCTTATATGCTCATGTTCGTTGGACTAGTGATTACTTGGCCAACATGCAAACAACTACCATATGTTTTGCAGATTCACTTTTCGATGACTAACAACGTGGCCAAATATATGGATTTGACCTGTCTTCGTGTAGCTTTTGTACTCGGTGTCTGCACTTGACGAGCAGATTGTAGGGAATTGGCTCGTAGTGAAGCAAGTTAGCAAGGAGTATCAAACATTGGACAAGACCATGTCAGCTTATCTTGCTAAGGTGTGAAAGCTGGAGAAACTCATCAGACTTGAGGTCAAGTACATTCCAAGAAAGGACAACTTCCTTGTCAACAATCTTGCTTGCCTAAATTCCTCGTGAGCTCTAGGGCCAATCTGGGTCTTTGTAGGAAAGTTCTTGAAGGTGTTTATAACATGTGAAGATGGCATATACAAAGGCGTGGTGGTCACAAAGACCGCCAACTTAGGACACCACTGGGATAGATGCTTCAAAAGGAGCCGTAGAAATGCTTGTGTCATCACTTGAATACCAATGTTCGTGGATGGGCACTATTTGTATGTACCATCAAGTGGTTCCATAAGAGGATGCATCATCGTAGCAAATTTTCCGTATGCCAAGATGTACCTTGTTTGATGGTGTTGTTTATCACAAGGACGCTCACGAGTGCTCATGAATGATTTAAGAGAATGGTTTGGTGCCAAAAATTGGCATTCCATATTGGCTACTTATTGATCGATTACAAAGTTGTCACACCCATCTCACATAAGTTACCAATATTCGACAAATCTTGGTATTGGcaatatttggctagccaaatattgGTAGTGACAacatttggctagccaaatattgGTAGCAAACCAATCATGCTCGATGTGTTTTGAATGAATATATATCTACCCATAGAAATCCACTCTACAAGGAGAGATGTGTAGGGCCGGCACTTGTCTTAGAGGACACCCACTATGAGAATAAGGGAAGAATATATTAGCTTATCAAACCTCAAAAGAATGAACAAGGATTTCATAGATTTCTCAAAGTGCATAAAATATTGAAGACACGTGGAGCTTGAACAACTTTGTGAAGGCCTTGTTGAGCATTTATGGGAGCTCTATGGTGGCTAAACTTCTTCATGTTTAAGGACACATTTTGATTGttatgtttgaatttgaatttcagaGTTGTGGATTTGAAATGATGTTGAATTATGTGTGGTTGAAATGCAATTATTTTATTATTGTGATGATAAAATAGAGATGCATGCTATAAGTCTCCTGAAAAGTTACTTCTTTCATATCATGAGAGATGTCTTTACTAAGCATAGCTTAGTGTAACCAACCCATTCAGATTTAAGTTCTAAACTTAGCACGGATGCTcgtattttttggatttattttacATTCTTCGGCGCTAATCTTTTAGCGATATGACGTTTTCTGTCGGTATGAGACGTTTGTGAAAACTTCGCCAATCTTAAAATTCGCCGGCTCTGCTCTCAAAGAGTCAAATGTGTTTATAGAGATAGAAAGTATGTGTATATTCGTAGGGTAAATGTGCGTCGGCGATCATCTTTGTTTGTAGtactgttttttttagaaaaggaggatgacccccggcctctgcatctgggcgatgcatacggccactttattaatcaTTCTCACAAGATCTTACAAAatcatacaacagcaagactaaagccactttctaagcaacaactgtcgctacacctatccaatcgatgaaggggcgctgatagtctgggcctaataccaaacagacatcgcagccaaacctaaacatctaagacctgaggtcccaaccaggacgcctgccgggtatgggatacctaccagtccggcgcactcctcaaccaggacgcctgtcgggtatgaggccgccgcagccacctgccaccaaaccatcttcagagctgtattgTTGCATCAACCTTGCACGATCTAGctaccgtcgacgccaccacgacgccagacagctccACCGCTCTGCGCTCGTCCATCCCGAGGCGGACACTCtgaaagatctgtcgtgcgtagcacctgccgactagGCATGACTCAGCGTAGCACCGCAGTTAGAACGCCGCTCCTCCTGCCAACCTCCACACCATTGCCGCTGCTGGAGCTGACACACGAAGCCCTTCACCCATAGCAACTCCCCGAACGCCCAagcctcccaagacggcgcctccatggaggttACGACGCAAAGGGCACCGCCGCCGTCCAATCCAAGACGGAATTTGGACTTTCGTCCGGGAACAGGACAGAGGTGGATAGGAGGGACCTCGACTTCGCCATCAAGATGGGTAACGACGTCAAAGCCGTCGCCGATGCCAGGCCGAGCTAgccgaccaaagtttcctccggtcctCTTCCTGTACCACCAATCTCCATCTGCTTTGGATCTGGCAGCAGCCAAGACCCGAAAACTCCAGAGAGGGAAGCACCATAAGGCTCAACACCTCCGGCGTAGATCCATCCAGGCGCCGGATCAAAAGACCCGACCTGGTCAGCGACGAAAGCCACCATCCCGCGCCGGCCGACGACGATCAGGCACCGGATCCAGAAGGATCGGACCCGAGACCGACGGCGCACGCGACCACCAGATCCAGCGGCCGCACCACGCCGCGAGCACGAACCCCAACCGCCGGCGCGCTGCGCACGTCGCGGCCAGGATCCATCTGCAGCGCCGCCGCACCCCGCAAAAGTACGGCGCCTCCTCTCGAACGGCCGTCCCGCGCCAGCCCATTCGGGGGAAGGAAaagggagccccgccgccgcccctgccggcctGGCTTCGCCCGGCGGCGCTGCTGGCGGCGGCGAGGATGGAGGAGATGCGGGGGAGTCCGggcgccggcggctagggtttccccctggTCGCCCGCGGGGGCGACCCGAGGGGTACCAGCGACTCTGGTCTGAGGATAGATGTTTGTAGTACTGTGTTTAAAGAAAACTTCCCTTCTTATCGAGTCGTCTACTCGTCGGGCAGCACAACAGCCCGAGCAAGAGAGGTGGGTTTCTGCGAGAGAGACGAGAGTGCATCCAGAAAGAAGAGAGAGTGGTGAGCGCCAGCATCGATGGAGACCAGCGCCGCCGGCGCCGGCCGACCAGGCGGAGGAGGCAAGAGCGGCACGGCGAAGCAGCTAAACGTGGGGGGCAAACTCTTTGCCCTGGAGGcaagctccctctccctctccctctccctcgatccctcCCCAACCCCAACTTTCGTGGACCGCGACCCCGCTCTCCTCTCCGCTCTCCTCTCCGCCATCCGTGcgccctcctccccgccggccttcCCCGCCCGGGTCCTCCTCGACGAGGCCCTCTTCTACGGCCTCCACGCCCAGCTCCTCGCCGCGCTCTCCCCTCCGCCCCTCCTCGGCTTCTCCGCGTCCCTCGCGTCCACACTGTCCCCCGCCTCCGAGCCCTTCCCCACCGCGCTCGCCGCGCACCACGACGGCTCCTTCTGCCTCGCCCACGGCGCCGGTCAGCTCACCTACTACTCCCCGGCGCTGGACCGTCTCACCACCTTCCGCACCCACCTCCACCGCGCCACCTCCATCAGGCTGCTGCCCTCCAGCCTCGCCGTTGTCGGGTCCAGCTCCTCCCCCGGGCTCCATGTGTACGACCTCCTCGAAGGCTGGCACGTCGCCTCCGTTGAATGGTCAGACCCGACCGACCTACGCGTCCTCAAAGCGAAGGTCATCGCCATCGCCGCCCGTCCTCCTGCTGATGCCGCTGACACAAATTCACCGATCCTCGCTACATTCGAGTGCCCACACCGGGAGAACTGCATCCTGGCGATTGACCCTGTAACTCTTAAGCCCATACAGGAGATTGGCCGGCAAAGTGGGAGTGCGGCTAAGTCATCTTCGCCGGATCGACTAGTGCACCTGCAGGAGCTTGGGCTGGTGTTTGCTTCATCTGTGAGCTCGGGGGCATTTGGCTATTCTGGGTACATGAGGCTGTGGGACATTCGATCTGGGAATGTGGTCTGGGAGACAAGCGAGCCAGGGGGATCCGGAAGAAGCAGCAGGTTTGGTGATCCGTTTTCAGATGCAGATGTGGACGTGAAGCAGCTGATGCTCTACAAGGTGTGCTCAAAATCAGGAGATATTGGAGTTGCAGACCTGAGGCGCCTCGATAACGACCCTTGGGTGTACATGTCATCAGGACCAAAGGGGAGTGGAGGGGGTCATGGCAGTGTTCTGCATTGCTACAAGTCCCAGGTGTTTGTCAGCCGGAAGGATGGATTGGAGGTTTGGTCCAGACTGGAAGAACAACGAGATGACACATGCAACTTTCCGGAGCAACCGGGAGCAAAGGAGACACTTGACAGAAAAGGAATTAATGAAAATAGTTTCAGAAGCAGCTATGTGGATACCGAAGAGGATTCTAAGCGTGGAATGATAGAGATGATGGAAGGCGGCGGAGACCGCTTATTTGTGACCAGAGAAGACATGCCAGTTGTGGAAGTGTGGGAGAGTTCCCACCTAGCCGGTGCTATCTCTCTGGCATAGCAGTTTTTCCCTTGTATACAGGATGACGTTCATGCTCTCTTTTTTCAGTTCAGACATAAATTCAGTTCTGAAAATATGGCTCTTCTTTTGTTCCGCTCTTCCAAAAATTGATGTGGTAACATTACATTTCTTGCCTCTACAGATGCATTCAATGTAagcatgcatatttttctaatcccTTAGCATTAGCACTAAGAGCTTAGTTTTTTTTTACAATTATCATTATCCAATAAGTCCCTAGCACCCTAAATACAGTGCAATGTTGTTATTCAGCTCACTATGTGATTATCCTGCCAGGGCATCATCAATTGAGAACAACTTATATATCTTTAAACGGTAAAAGGACTTCATACTGCTGATAGCAAGATTAtctcttcatctctctctcttatagAGTTCGTAGATAATGACTTCCAACATTGTACATTGTGCAAAATTATAAGTTCACAACTCAGAAACTTGATATCAGATTTCAAATATTACTGATTTGCTCTTCCAATATACTTCTCCTATGCAAAATGTAAGTATTTTAGGACATTGACACTGCTTTGAGATGGTACTTTGACCATCAGTATCTATGAAAATGTGTTACTTCACATAAAAAAATATAAATTATAAAAGTATATTTTATGATAAATCTAGTATGTAATATAATTTGATGTTTTGGACACTAGTAAGTCTCATTTCATAAATAAACTTGGAAATGGCGATCTGATCTGACGGCCCCAATCTGATCTGATCGGACTCGAGCTGATCTTAGATCGGTAGCACATCCACTTCGCTGGTCGTATTATGAAAGAAGTGATTTACTTTTCCAGTGCAAACCTACAAAACTAAGCTTGCGATGCGATGAAGGCTAATGGTGCAAAATTGTAACCAATTATGGTCCACCTTATATATAGTCAAACGATCTATATTATCATTGTATAGCACGTGCCCTCCTGTATCTGGTTGGTGAGAATCATGGTTATTAGTTAGGGAGATCTCTTGGTTAGGCAATCAAAATCAACACCGTTACTGGCAAGCAAACTTCCCATAGAACTCCCATTGAACTGTTTATCTTTTATGTTTCCTATATAGCCAGTTGTAGCATTAGGGAGTTTTTTTCACGGCACTCTCAGAAGTTAGTTGCAGAATAGGCACATTAAAGATCATTTGGAAATACAACGATGGGGAAACTGGGGATATTCATTGGAACAAAAAAGTACTACTAACTAAACATTTGCTGTTTGTATATTTGTCACAAGCTGGTTTCAAACTCTGGGATCTTTTCGTGCCTCTGGTCTAGGACAATGTCATTCTCTAAGAATGCGCCTTCTTCAGGGCTTACCCTACCAGTACTAATTATTGTGAAAGGAAAACATCAACTAAGCATCATAATAAGTGACTTCCCTTCCTTCTTAAATTGATAACTCAGCTTCATCAAACTTTAATAGTATGAGCTGTGACCTTTGCTTTTGTTGCCAGAGTAGGCTCTTTAATAGTGCAAATTCGACCGCTAACTTACAATCTTCTGTTGGTCAAGCATGCTCGATCATCTACATAATCTTTTGAATTTCATGTTGACTTGCTGAAATTCAAGTATGGGCAATAATTTATGGTTTTTGTTAGGATGCTTATTTTTGGAATGTTGTATGGTACACATGAATGAAACTGGGGCTGGTCATTGTGTAACATCACAACTGAAGTACACTGAACCCACAAGGCAGCTTTCGTTCATATTTAATGCTGTATTTAATATATTAAACTTGGCACCCAAACAGTACTTGCAACAGCATATGTACACAGTAAGTACATTTCTTTTGGAACATCGGCACAGTTTAGTTGGCAGAGTGGCTGTGTCAAGAAAATTTATCATAGCGCTTAGAATGATACAAATAAATAGATAGCCACAAGCTTGTATGCACATGGTAGCTTATTGGTTTTCCGTTATTTTTAGACCAGTTTGAGCATATGATTGTCCTTGGCAATTACTGAATGGTCATCATGTCATTTTTGGTTTTTATCCACATCAAAAGCTAGGCAGGGTCGCTTCAGTGCCGGACCTTGTTGTTCAACTCCCAATTTTGTATACTTGCCTGGTGCACATACCCCATTATATTAGCTGGAAACTCTTGTGAGTTTCGACTTACGACCTTAGCAGTTTTACGGAGTTGAAATGTAGTGTTCTGAATTATCAACTACTCCTAGGTTTTTGTGGTCGGTGTAACATATCACCGAATCATAAATTACCCTTTTTTTGTTGCGAGAAGAATCATAAATTACCTGATGGTATGTATGCATCTGCATTGTCGTGGGCCCGCCTGTTGAGTGTACTTAATTCCGTCATGTACTTTgatctttatcatcttggtggatgcTTGGAGCTGGAATTGAACAATTGTTCATTTAATAAGTTGCTGTGATTTGTAAGGCGATAAACAAGATTCTTGGATTCTTGGAGgttgtttgtttccagggacttattggtttagggacttaaaaaagtccctataagtcccatctgaaccaaacaggagggacttatagggacttaaagtggtgatttgggacttatcaaaaaagactctcagggaggaacttatagggacttatagtgaTGATTtgggtcttttagcatgtcatttaataacctctagccCATGATAAATCCTGTAAATAAACAGGTAGGGACTCGGGACTTATAAGTTGGAACTTAAAAAAGTCCTAAGACTTATGAAACAAACATGGCCTTGGTTTTCCTGCTAACTTTTGTGTCGATTCGGTCCTGGAACCACACTCGATTGGTCTCCTTGGACTGTTGCATGCATGTGCTCAAGTATTCTTTCCTTTTGTTTAAGACACAAAAAATCCCATTTAGTTGTACCAGGAATACGTTAACGGCACTACGTAGCCCCACCACCAGGACACCGTGATGGCGCCGAATCTCAAGACCTCCGGTCGGTCTGACTGACTGTCTTTGTGCCCAGCATCATTCGTTTCTTGTGTTAGACGCAGGTTTGAGATGTTCGCATTGCTTTGCAACGTTTCGGATTCTATACACTCGAGTGCACTGAACCTGGAAGCAGATGATTATGCAACCCTGGACGTGGCCTCCCATCTGTTTTGGCCGCGTTTGAGGCCTCAGGAACACACACATGGAGCCGCCATTATGCCACGAGGAGCGTGGTGACTGGCAGTAACGTCCATCTTATCTCCCCGGCCTAAAATCCAGCTCGTTGTGTCGTTCGTGCAGAGCTTCGTTCAGCGGTGAAGGGGACATGGAGCCGCGGCGGAGCAGAGGGATCTGCACCGCACCGCACGGCCAGGCTCTGGCGCTGCACGTTTTGCCGTTTGTTCCGGAGCGAGGCAGGAGGAACAGGGCGTATCTTGTCCCGTCCCCTGTACTCTGTCTCTGTACCGTCCGTTGCCCCGTATGCTTTGTTTGGGGTTTAGCTGCAGCACGGCAGTCGGCAGGGGCAGGACCGCCGCGCTCGCCGCTGACGACGAACGAGCCCGTTGCCGTTGGGTATTATTTTTCTAACCTCGGCTACTGTAGAC
Proteins encoded:
- the LOC123097971 gene encoding protein ENDOPLASMIC RETICULUM-ARRESTED PEN3; the encoded protein is METSAAGAGRPGGGGKSGTAKQLNVGGKLFALEASSLSLSLSLDPSPTPTFVDRDPALLSALLSAIRAPSSPPAFPARVLLDEALFYGLHAQLLAALSPPPLLGFSASLASTLSPASEPFPTALAAHHDGSFCLAHGAGQLTYYSPALDRLTTFRTHLHRATSIRLLPSSLAVVGSSSSPGLHVYDLLEGWHVASVEWSDPTDLRVLKAKVIAIAARPPADAADTNSPILATFECPHRENCILAIDPVTLKPIQEIGRQSGSAAKSSSPDRLVHLQELGLVFASSVSSGAFGYSGYMRLWDIRSGNVVWETSEPGGSGRSSRFGDPFSDADVDVKQLMLYKVCSKSGDIGVADLRRLDNDPWVYMSSGPKGSGGGHGSVLHCYKSQVFVSRKDGLEVWSRLEEQRDDTCNFPEQPGAKETLDRKGINENSFRSSYVDTEEDSKRGMIEMMEGGGDRLFVTREDMPVVEVWESSHLAGAISLA